Proteins co-encoded in one Acanthopagrus latus isolate v.2019 chromosome 10, fAcaLat1.1, whole genome shotgun sequence genomic window:
- the rpgrip1 gene encoding protein fantom isoform X2 has product MMSLVVDETAGDLPVRDVGLMRGGLMPTAPDTVRDVKPWKKHHVMKTKDPQRLFRFPREHLEDLCLRLQEENSVLRQHTRTQEQRLRRMSTRLMRLRQARPGSSGVKDRDMEDTIQELEARVAMLESQKGALQNKLSLAKQHIMDLGGRTTYKFSKGKSMEVEGGVRRAAQTAPPRYGSTFEDTRAEMERFRSSVTEQVRVTELELTAQALRDTLRDKEKEIEGTVREIRKQHADRLRINIRENVDLIRLQKQLSEKSTALRVTRERFNNLQEVYENQLEESQRSLKESQGALLEKVEELTEQLKQERQRALTLEGQLNTSTLSLQTLDKLQERISDLEGERDLIKENYDTLLERTLSVQSSNDAPVEKHRGVDQKREKHGENISRTDIQRLEERLLAEREERGRLELEKEKLRREREMFEEQREREREFSGMSREQQEHLEREVLQYKEQVSYLQDRLDSVTKEFDMSVEDLSDTLLQIKAFRMQQESRAALLFLQADGKVEDSPRELVNIQASHAEAVLELQKTRNLLQLEHRISTDLQGELTTLNQKMDREREEVRRRMAEKDKLLSKRALQINTLQAQLKELAYSPRNYKRTIPIQYTWPSVDHDVVEPTEDDLTFSQLRAGESLLEIHLKAATFTPAGLRTMGSLRPGADRGGDIVTFCTYSLLDFEMHSTPLASSGQPNYSFTSRYALTARDLGRLGGQGSRVRVELHQAVGGVQFVTHGSGQMSLMGAMERRGERVGGRVNITGSEGEIVGVLDFWVRLYHPAEPVDTLVERGADRRTDTHRSPVQVSLGWQDTGHEELHDYGGGIPNELVVMLERCVGLNARWPGILPDAYLTYRLYDLPPHVSQTAQCTADPVFNDTTSYPLAVTADVLHYLRSSSLWVYVYDDSDDQIPPAYLAKTPIPLRGLATGREIRGDYVLRDPAGGPRGMVRVMLKWKYPFQPSVDTVLERQERAMESTEQEERRREEAGASQRPTAKPRMKMQPLESRETKTVQKETKTRPQQPPVKQKSLQNLRPERPTSVTTRKSSERKRSPKRSPNLYQHTPHLTPEPRLTTPSHLPTRKSSERTTSRQSFTTLSRKSSASDARIQDIPSVDQVSMDEEEEEDEKSESVAAADSEAPESSESSSSQSDIIIIPPKRKMRKGNKLRVEILSLTFEPSSDVASDQSVQCVYVEYRLLGVPMETTETPMSLRKPREGEEIHYNFTRVIYVDGSHSVPLRQYLYTMLEGSDPNQGRLKFTVVSEPMDDDEECVDVGHAFLDLQELLLTGNDVIEQQIDIVSVDEDKEVIGHLKVSLEAAKALTGIYQEFHQKSETKKEDETSEEEEEEKEEELEEEKKKDPVQMIDYDDDDSDFY; this is encoded by the exons ATGATGTCGCTGGTGGTGGATGAGACAGCAGGGGATCTCCCAGTCAGAGATGTGGGGCTGATGAGAGGGGGACTGATGCCAACTGCCCCAG ATACAGTACGCGATGTGAAGCCATGGAAGAAACATCATGTCATGAAGACAAAAG ATCCTCAGCGCCTGTTTCGGTTTCCCAGAGAGCACCTGGAGGACCTGTGTCTCCGACTGCAAGAGGAAAACAGTGTGCTGAGACAACACACCCGTACACAGGAGCAGAGGCTACGCAG GATGTCCACCAGACTGATGCGTCTCCGTCAGGCCCGTCCTGGGTCCAGCGGTGTGAAGGACAGGGACATGGAGGACACCATACAGGAGCTGGAAGCCCGTGTGGCCATGCTGGAGAGTCAGAAAGGGGCGCTACAGAACAAACTCAGCCTGGCCAAGCAGCACATTATGGACCTCGGGGGGCGGACGACTTACAAGTTCAGTAAAg GTAAGAGtatggaggtggagggtggagtCAGAAGGGCAGCCCAGACTGCCCCACCTCGCTACGGCTCTACGTTTGAAGACACCAGGGCCGAGATGGAGAGATT CAGGTCCAGTGTGACGGAGCAGGTGAGGGTTACGGAGCTGGAGCTGACCGCCCAGGCGCTCAGAGACACgctgagagacaaagagaaagagatcgAGGGAACAGTGAGAGAGATCAGGAAGCAACACGCTGACCGACTCAG GATAAATATCAGAGAGAACGTTGATCTGATCCGTCTGCAGAAGCAGCTTTCAGAAAAGAGCACTGCCCTGAGAGTCACTCGAGAGAGATTCAACAACCTGCAAGAG GTATATGAAAATCAGCTGGAAGAG AGTCAGAGGTCGCTGAAGGAAAGCCAGGGAGCTCTGCTGGAGAAAGTGGAGGagctgacagagcagctgaagcaagagagacagagagcccTGACGCTGGAGGGGCAACTTAACACCTCTACGCTGTCTCTACAGACCCTGGACAAG ctgcaggagaggatATCAGacctggagggagagagggatcTGATTAAAGAAAACTATGACACTCTACTGGAGAG AACTTTATCTGTGCAAAGCAGCAATGATGCCCCcgtggaaaaacacagaggagtggaccagaagagagagaaacatggtgaaaacatcagcaggaCAGACATCCAGAGACTGGAGGAGAGGCTTctagcagagagggaggagagaggcaggctggagctggagaaggagaaactgagacgagagagggagatgttCGAGGAGCAGAGGGAGCGAGAAAGAG AGTTTTCTGGGATGTCAAGAGAACAACAAGAGCATCTGGAACGGGAGGTTCTCCAGTACAAAGAGCAGGTTTCCTATCTGCAGGACAGACTGGACTCTGTCACCAAG GAGTTTGACATGAGTGTAGAGGATCTTAGTGATACTCTTCTTCAGATCAAG GCATTTCGGATGCAGCAGGAGAGCAGGGCAGCACTGCTTTTCCTCCAGGCTGATGGGAAGGTGGAGGACTCACCACGCGAGCTGGTGAACATCCAAGCGTCGCATGCTGAGGCCGTGCTGGAGTTACAGAAAACCAGAAACCTTCTACAGCTGGAGCACCGCATCAGTACAGAcctgcag GGAGAGTTGACCACCCTCAACCAgaagatggacagagagagggaagaggtcaggaggaggatggcagaaaaagacaaacttttATCAAAAAGAGCTCTTCAGATCAACACTTTACAAG CTCAGCTGAAAGAGTTAGCATACAGCCCAAGGAACTACAAGCGGACCATACCAATACAGTACACGTGGCCTTCTGTAGACCACGATGTGGTAGAGCCCACTGAAGATGACTTGACATTCTCTCAGCTTAGGGCTGGGGAGTCACTGCTGGAGATCCACCTCAAG GCGGCCACCTTCACCCCAGCAGGGCTCCGCACCATGGGCAGCCTCCGTCCAGGGGCGGACAGGGGTGGGGACATTGTGACCTTCTGTACCTACAGCCTCTTGGACTTCGAGATGCACTCCACTCCTCTGGCCTCAAGTGGCCAACCCAACTACAGCTTCACGTCCCGCTATGCACTAACAGCCCGGGATCTGGGCAGGCTGGGAGGTCAGGGGTCAAGGGTCAGAGTTGAGCTCCACCAGGCAGTTGGAGGGGTGCAGTTTGTGACACATGGAAGCGGGCAGATGTCCCTCATGGGTGCCATGGAAAGGAGAGGGGAGCGCGTGGGTGGACGCGTGAATATCACCG GCTCTGAGGGTGAAATTGTTGGCGTTTTGGATTTTTGGGTGCGCCTGTATCATCCTGCAGAGCCTGTCGACACTTTGGTagagagaggagctgacagGCGAACGGACACACACAGGAGTCCTGTGCAGGTCTCTCTTGGCTGGCAAGATACTGGACATGAG GAGTTACATGACTATGGTGGCGGCATCCCCAATGAGTTGGTGGTTATGTTGGAACGTTGCGTGGGCCTTAACGCTCGCTGGCCTGGAATTCTTCCTGATGCCTACCTGACATACAGGCTCTACGACCTGCCGCCTCACGTCTCTCAAACAGCCCAGTGCACTGCTGACCCAGTGTTCAATGACACCACCAGCTACCCACTGGCagtgacagctgatgtgttgCACTACCTGAG GTCCAGCAGCTTGTGGGTGTATGTGTATGATGACAGTGATGACCAGATACCACCAGCTTATCTTGCCAAGACCCCCATCCCACTGCGAGGGCTGGCTACAGGCAGGGAGATCAGAG GTGACTATGTTCTGAGGGATCCAGCTGGTGGACCTAGGGGTATGGTCAGGGTCATGTTAAAATGGAAGTACCCCTTCCAGCCATCGGTCGACACCGTGCTGGAAAGACAGGAAAGAGCAATGGAAAGCAccgagcaggaggagaggaggagagaggaggccgGAGCATCGCAGAGACCCACTGCAAAGCCTAGAATGAAg ATGCAACCGCTTGAGTCAAGAGAAACCAAAACAGTGCAGAAAGAGACCAAAACTCGT CCTCAGCAGCCACCTGTCAAACAGAAAAGCTTACAGAACCTACGACCCGAGCGACCCACCTCTGTGACCACTCGCAAGTCCTCAGAAAGGAAGAGATCCCCCAAGAGGTCACCTAACCTGTACCAGCACACACCCCATCTGACGCCTGAGCCGAGACTGACCACACCGTCTCATTTGCCAACGAGGAA ATCATCAGAGAGAACGACTTCCAGACAATCTTTCACCACGCTGTCAAGGAAAAGTTCTGCCAGTGATGCCAGGATTCAG gACATTCCCTCTGTGGATCAGGTGTCaatggatgaagaggaggaggaagatgagaagaGTGAGAGCG TTGCTGCAGCAGACAGCGAAGCCCCAGAGTCTTCAGAGTCAAGCTCCTCACAAAGTGACATTATCATCATCCCTCCAAAACGAAAAATGAGAAAG GGAAACAAGCTGAGAGTGGAGATTCTGTCCCTGACGTTTGAACCGTCCTCTGACGTGGCATCGGACCagtcagtgcagtgtgtgtatgtggaatATCGGCTGCTGGGTGTCCCAATGGAGACGACAGAAACACCCATGTCCCTCCGCAAAcccagagagggggaggagattCACTACAACTTCACACGAG TGATTTATGTGGATGGTTCCCACTCAGTTCCGCTCAGACAGTATCTTTACACCATGTTGGAGGGCAGTGACCCCAACCAGGGCAG ATTGAAGTTCACAGTCGTCAGCGAGCCGATGGACGATGACGAGGAGTGCGTGGACGTTGGACATGCTTTTCTGGATCTACAGGAACTGCTCCtcacaggaaatgatgtcatTGAACAACAAATTGACA TTGTGAGTGTGGATGAAGACAAGGAGGTGATTGGACACCTGAAAGTGTCTCTGGAAGCAGCGAAAGCTCTGACTGGGATTTACCAGGAGTTTCACCAGAAAAGTGAGACCAAGAAGGAAGACGAGacaagtgaagaagaagaggaagagaaagaagaggagctagaagaagagaagaaaaaagatccaGTACAAATGAtagattatgatgatgatgacagtgactTCTATTGA
- the rpgrip1 gene encoding protein fantom isoform X3, with translation MMSLVVDETAGDLPVRDVGLMRGGLMPTAPDTVRDVKPWKKHHVMKTKVDPQRLFRFPREHLEDLCLRLQEENSVLRQHTRTQEQRLRRMSTRLMRLRQARPGSSGVKDRDMEDTIQELEARVAMLESQKGALQNKLSLAKQHIMDLGGRTTYKFSKGKSMEVEGGVRRAAQTAPPRYGSTFEDTRAEMERLSSVTEQVRVTELELTAQALRDTLRDKEKEIEGTVREIRKQHADRLRINIRENVDLIRLQKQLSEKSTALRVTRERFNNLQEVYENQLEESQRSLKESQGALLEKVEELTEQLKQERQRALTLEGQLNTSTLSLQTLDKLQERISDLEGERDLIKENYDTLLERTLSVQSSNDAPVEKHRGVDQKREKHGENISRTDIQRLEERLLAEREERGRLELEKEKLRREREMFEEQREREREFSGMSREQQEHLEREVLQYKEQVSYLQDRLDSVTKEFDMSVEDLSDTLLQIKAFRMQQESRAALLFLQADGKVEDSPRELVNIQASHAEAVLELQKTRNLLQLEHRISTDLQGELTTLNQKMDREREEVRRRMAEKDKLLSKRALQINTLQAQLKELAYSPRNYKRTIPIQYTWPSVDHDVVEPTEDDLTFSQLRAGESLLEIHLKAATFTPAGLRTMGSLRPGADRGGDIVTFCTYSLLDFEMHSTPLASSGQPNYSFTSRYALTARDLGRLGGQGSRVRVELHQAVGGVQFVTHGSGQMSLMGAMERRGERVGGRVNITGSEGEIVGVLDFWVRLYHPAEPVDTLVERGADRRTDTHRSPVQVSLGWQDTGHEELHDYGGGIPNELVVMLERCVGLNARWPGILPDAYLTYRLYDLPPHVSQTAQCTADPVFNDTTSYPLAVTADVLHYLRSSSLWVYVYDDSDDQIPPAYLAKTPIPLRGLATGREIRGDYVLRDPAGGPRGMVRVMLKWKYPFQPSVDTVLERQERAMESTEQEERRREEAGASQRPTAKPRMKMQPLESRETKTVQKETKTRPQQPPVKQKSLQNLRPERPTSVTTRKSSERKRSPKRSPNLYQHTPHLTPEPRLTTPSHLPTRKSSERTTSRQSFTTLSRKSSASDARIQDIPSVDQVSMDEEEEEDEKSESVAAADSEAPESSESSSSQSDIIIIPPKRKMRKGNKLRVEILSLTFEPSSDVASDQSVQCVYVEYRLLGVPMETTETPMSLRKPREGEEIHYNFTRVIYVDGSHSVPLRQYLYTMLEGSDPNQGRLKFTVVSEPMDDDEECVDVGHAFLDLQELLLTGNDVIEQQIDIVSVDEDKEVIGHLKVSLEAAKALTGIYQEFHQKSETKKEDETSEEEEEEKEEELEEEKKKDPVQMIDYDDDDSDFY, from the exons ATGATGTCGCTGGTGGTGGATGAGACAGCAGGGGATCTCCCAGTCAGAGATGTGGGGCTGATGAGAGGGGGACTGATGCCAACTGCCCCAG ATACAGTACGCGATGTGAAGCCATGGAAGAAACATCATGTCATGAAGACAAAAG TAGATCCTCAGCGCCTGTTTCGGTTTCCCAGAGAGCACCTGGAGGACCTGTGTCTCCGACTGCAAGAGGAAAACAGTGTGCTGAGACAACACACCCGTACACAGGAGCAGAGGCTACGCAG GATGTCCACCAGACTGATGCGTCTCCGTCAGGCCCGTCCTGGGTCCAGCGGTGTGAAGGACAGGGACATGGAGGACACCATACAGGAGCTGGAAGCCCGTGTGGCCATGCTGGAGAGTCAGAAAGGGGCGCTACAGAACAAACTCAGCCTGGCCAAGCAGCACATTATGGACCTCGGGGGGCGGACGACTTACAAGTTCAGTAAAg GTAAGAGtatggaggtggagggtggagtCAGAAGGGCAGCCCAGACTGCCCCACCTCGCTACGGCTCTACGTTTGAAGACACCAGGGCCGAGATGGAGAGATT GTCCAGTGTGACGGAGCAGGTGAGGGTTACGGAGCTGGAGCTGACCGCCCAGGCGCTCAGAGACACgctgagagacaaagagaaagagatcgAGGGAACAGTGAGAGAGATCAGGAAGCAACACGCTGACCGACTCAG GATAAATATCAGAGAGAACGTTGATCTGATCCGTCTGCAGAAGCAGCTTTCAGAAAAGAGCACTGCCCTGAGAGTCACTCGAGAGAGATTCAACAACCTGCAAGAG GTATATGAAAATCAGCTGGAAGAG AGTCAGAGGTCGCTGAAGGAAAGCCAGGGAGCTCTGCTGGAGAAAGTGGAGGagctgacagagcagctgaagcaagagagacagagagcccTGACGCTGGAGGGGCAACTTAACACCTCTACGCTGTCTCTACAGACCCTGGACAAG ctgcaggagaggatATCAGacctggagggagagagggatcTGATTAAAGAAAACTATGACACTCTACTGGAGAG AACTTTATCTGTGCAAAGCAGCAATGATGCCCCcgtggaaaaacacagaggagtggaccagaagagagagaaacatggtgaaaacatcagcaggaCAGACATCCAGAGACTGGAGGAGAGGCTTctagcagagagggaggagagaggcaggctggagctggagaaggagaaactgagacgagagagggagatgttCGAGGAGCAGAGGGAGCGAGAAAGAG AGTTTTCTGGGATGTCAAGAGAACAACAAGAGCATCTGGAACGGGAGGTTCTCCAGTACAAAGAGCAGGTTTCCTATCTGCAGGACAGACTGGACTCTGTCACCAAG GAGTTTGACATGAGTGTAGAGGATCTTAGTGATACTCTTCTTCAGATCAAG GCATTTCGGATGCAGCAGGAGAGCAGGGCAGCACTGCTTTTCCTCCAGGCTGATGGGAAGGTGGAGGACTCACCACGCGAGCTGGTGAACATCCAAGCGTCGCATGCTGAGGCCGTGCTGGAGTTACAGAAAACCAGAAACCTTCTACAGCTGGAGCACCGCATCAGTACAGAcctgcag GGAGAGTTGACCACCCTCAACCAgaagatggacagagagagggaagaggtcaggaggaggatggcagaaaaagacaaacttttATCAAAAAGAGCTCTTCAGATCAACACTTTACAAG CTCAGCTGAAAGAGTTAGCATACAGCCCAAGGAACTACAAGCGGACCATACCAATACAGTACACGTGGCCTTCTGTAGACCACGATGTGGTAGAGCCCACTGAAGATGACTTGACATTCTCTCAGCTTAGGGCTGGGGAGTCACTGCTGGAGATCCACCTCAAG GCGGCCACCTTCACCCCAGCAGGGCTCCGCACCATGGGCAGCCTCCGTCCAGGGGCGGACAGGGGTGGGGACATTGTGACCTTCTGTACCTACAGCCTCTTGGACTTCGAGATGCACTCCACTCCTCTGGCCTCAAGTGGCCAACCCAACTACAGCTTCACGTCCCGCTATGCACTAACAGCCCGGGATCTGGGCAGGCTGGGAGGTCAGGGGTCAAGGGTCAGAGTTGAGCTCCACCAGGCAGTTGGAGGGGTGCAGTTTGTGACACATGGAAGCGGGCAGATGTCCCTCATGGGTGCCATGGAAAGGAGAGGGGAGCGCGTGGGTGGACGCGTGAATATCACCG GCTCTGAGGGTGAAATTGTTGGCGTTTTGGATTTTTGGGTGCGCCTGTATCATCCTGCAGAGCCTGTCGACACTTTGGTagagagaggagctgacagGCGAACGGACACACACAGGAGTCCTGTGCAGGTCTCTCTTGGCTGGCAAGATACTGGACATGAG GAGTTACATGACTATGGTGGCGGCATCCCCAATGAGTTGGTGGTTATGTTGGAACGTTGCGTGGGCCTTAACGCTCGCTGGCCTGGAATTCTTCCTGATGCCTACCTGACATACAGGCTCTACGACCTGCCGCCTCACGTCTCTCAAACAGCCCAGTGCACTGCTGACCCAGTGTTCAATGACACCACCAGCTACCCACTGGCagtgacagctgatgtgttgCACTACCTGAG GTCCAGCAGCTTGTGGGTGTATGTGTATGATGACAGTGATGACCAGATACCACCAGCTTATCTTGCCAAGACCCCCATCCCACTGCGAGGGCTGGCTACAGGCAGGGAGATCAGAG GTGACTATGTTCTGAGGGATCCAGCTGGTGGACCTAGGGGTATGGTCAGGGTCATGTTAAAATGGAAGTACCCCTTCCAGCCATCGGTCGACACCGTGCTGGAAAGACAGGAAAGAGCAATGGAAAGCAccgagcaggaggagaggaggagagaggaggccgGAGCATCGCAGAGACCCACTGCAAAGCCTAGAATGAAg ATGCAACCGCTTGAGTCAAGAGAAACCAAAACAGTGCAGAAAGAGACCAAAACTCGT CCTCAGCAGCCACCTGTCAAACAGAAAAGCTTACAGAACCTACGACCCGAGCGACCCACCTCTGTGACCACTCGCAAGTCCTCAGAAAGGAAGAGATCCCCCAAGAGGTCACCTAACCTGTACCAGCACACACCCCATCTGACGCCTGAGCCGAGACTGACCACACCGTCTCATTTGCCAACGAGGAA ATCATCAGAGAGAACGACTTCCAGACAATCTTTCACCACGCTGTCAAGGAAAAGTTCTGCCAGTGATGCCAGGATTCAG gACATTCCCTCTGTGGATCAGGTGTCaatggatgaagaggaggaggaagatgagaagaGTGAGAGCG TTGCTGCAGCAGACAGCGAAGCCCCAGAGTCTTCAGAGTCAAGCTCCTCACAAAGTGACATTATCATCATCCCTCCAAAACGAAAAATGAGAAAG GGAAACAAGCTGAGAGTGGAGATTCTGTCCCTGACGTTTGAACCGTCCTCTGACGTGGCATCGGACCagtcagtgcagtgtgtgtatgtggaatATCGGCTGCTGGGTGTCCCAATGGAGACGACAGAAACACCCATGTCCCTCCGCAAAcccagagagggggaggagattCACTACAACTTCACACGAG TGATTTATGTGGATGGTTCCCACTCAGTTCCGCTCAGACAGTATCTTTACACCATGTTGGAGGGCAGTGACCCCAACCAGGGCAG ATTGAAGTTCACAGTCGTCAGCGAGCCGATGGACGATGACGAGGAGTGCGTGGACGTTGGACATGCTTTTCTGGATCTACAGGAACTGCTCCtcacaggaaatgatgtcatTGAACAACAAATTGACA TTGTGAGTGTGGATGAAGACAAGGAGGTGATTGGACACCTGAAAGTGTCTCTGGAAGCAGCGAAAGCTCTGACTGGGATTTACCAGGAGTTTCACCAGAAAAGTGAGACCAAGAAGGAAGACGAGacaagtgaagaagaagaggaagagaaagaagaggagctagaagaagagaagaaaaaagatccaGTACAAATGAtagattatgatgatgatgacagtgactTCTATTGA